The proteins below come from a single Solidesulfovibrio sp. genomic window:
- a CDS encoding M99 family carboxypeptidase catalytic domain-containing protein: MRLFLTTFLLLVLAATARGGNLDFTLHKLESGRPGPTILVVGGIQGDEPGGFYTAALLVSHYKIKSGAVWVVPNLNFLSMIHNSRGMHGDMNRKFADLDPKDPEYEAIQKIKGIITDPGVEAVLHLHDGWGFYSPTYVSEWQNPKRWGQSVIIDQDSVPASRFGDLAALAEKAAAEANERLYDPMHAYHVKNTHTRGLDDETAKEMSKTLTYFAINNGKPAFGIEGSKNVSPFLSAYYHLAVVESFLRSFGIAFERAFELATPQVADALQSNVAVSFFDNKVYLDLRNARERLRYIPLKKGSAVEYRPGSPIMALVSAEKSLKVYFGNKNVTELDPQYCEYDTSLDAVPMEIDGVKRVVPFGRVVPVAKNFRVETGADYRANIIGFSKPGLANEAGLTLALSDLQPGYSVDKAGTIYRIEIYKGDKFCGMVLAAFDTKAPALAASDKLLRRLKQTGEIDLGR, translated from the coding sequence ATGCGCCTTTTTCTGACCACATTCCTGCTCCTGGTGCTGGCCGCGACCGCCCGAGGCGGCAATCTGGATTTCACCCTGCACAAGCTCGAATCCGGCCGCCCCGGCCCGACCATCCTGGTCGTCGGCGGCATCCAGGGCGACGAGCCCGGCGGCTTCTACACCGCCGCCCTGCTCGTTTCCCACTACAAGATCAAGTCCGGGGCCGTGTGGGTGGTGCCCAACCTCAATTTCCTGTCCATGATCCACAACTCCCGGGGCATGCACGGCGACATGAACCGCAAGTTCGCCGACCTCGACCCCAAGGACCCGGAATACGAAGCCATCCAGAAAATAAAAGGCATCATCACCGACCCCGGCGTCGAGGCCGTGCTGCACCTCCACGACGGCTGGGGCTTTTACAGCCCCACCTACGTCTCCGAATGGCAAAACCCCAAGCGTTGGGGCCAGTCCGTCATCATCGACCAGGACAGCGTGCCGGCCTCGCGCTTCGGCGACCTGGCCGCCCTGGCCGAAAAGGCCGCCGCCGAGGCCAACGAACGCCTCTACGACCCCATGCACGCCTACCACGTCAAAAACACCCACACCCGGGGCCTCGACGACGAAACCGCCAAGGAGATGTCCAAGACCCTGACCTACTTCGCCATCAACAACGGCAAGCCGGCCTTCGGCATCGAGGGCAGCAAGAACGTCAGCCCCTTCCTGTCGGCCTACTACCACCTGGCCGTGGTCGAAAGCTTCCTGCGCTCGTTTGGCATCGCATTCGAACGCGCCTTCGAACTGGCCACGCCGCAGGTGGCCGACGCCCTGCAAAGCAACGTGGCCGTGTCGTTTTTCGACAACAAGGTCTACCTCGACCTGCGCAACGCCCGGGAACGGCTGCGCTACATTCCGCTCAAAAAAGGCAGCGCCGTGGAATACCGCCCGGGCAGCCCCATCATGGCCCTGGTTTCGGCGGAAAAAAGCCTCAAGGTCTATTTCGGCAATAAAAACGTCACCGAACTCGATCCCCAATACTGCGAATACGACACCAGCCTCGACGCCGTGCCCATGGAAATCGACGGGGTCAAGCGCGTGGTGCCCTTCGGCCGGGTCGTGCCCGTGGCCAAGAACTTCCGCGTCGAAACCGGCGCCGACTACCGGGCCAACATCATCGGCTTCTCCAAACCCGGCCTGGCCAACGAAGCCGGCCTGACGCTGGCCCTGTCCGATCTCCAGCCCGGCTACTCCGTGGACAAGGCCGGCACCATCTACCGCATCGAAATCTACAAGGGCGACAAGTTCTGCGGCATGGTCCTGGCCGCCTTCGACACCAAGGCCCCGGCCCTGGCCGCAAGCGACAAGCTCCTGCGCCGTCTCAAACAAACCGGCGAGATCGACCTCGGGCGCTAG
- a CDS encoding enoyl-CoA hydratase/isomerase family protein — protein sequence MEVATSLVTDNEFFSAERCDNILVVRGKPHFTRHARDLKKIDTFFDHLEIIAHTDLVRVVVFIGCPEKEGATDTLEFFDEFLTSRREDYLIQRLFNLVNNYTVTMAGLNKVTIHADTGHISAFHLNMSLACDYRIVTEQAVFENASAEMGTIPKGGGGYFLSRMLGGAKAAEVLQWPRFSAEEAHNLGIVDRIVPAARLEAEALKVAAYYQEPQVAAMLAIRKLLKSDINELRRSLETEDMLILNRLNSPEFKAAMAARRATRQA from the coding sequence ATGGAAGTCGCCACCAGCCTGGTCACGGACAACGAGTTTTTCAGCGCCGAACGGTGCGACAACATCCTGGTCGTGCGGGGCAAGCCCCATTTCACGCGCCACGCCAGGGACTTGAAAAAGATCGACACCTTCTTCGATCACCTGGAAATCATCGCCCATACCGACCTGGTGCGGGTGGTGGTTTTTATCGGCTGCCCCGAGAAGGAAGGGGCCACCGACACGCTGGAATTTTTCGACGAGTTCCTGACGTCGCGGCGCGAGGACTACCTCATCCAGCGGCTTTTCAACCTCGTCAACAACTACACCGTGACCATGGCCGGGCTCAACAAGGTCACCATCCACGCCGACACCGGCCACATCTCGGCCTTCCACCTGAACATGAGCCTGGCCTGCGACTACCGCATCGTCACCGAGCAGGCGGTCTTCGAGAACGCCTCGGCGGAAATGGGCACCATCCCCAAGGGCGGCGGCGGCTACTTCCTGTCGCGTATGCTCGGCGGGGCCAAGGCGGCGGAGGTGCTGCAATGGCCGCGTTTTTCGGCCGAGGAGGCGCACAACCTCGGCATCGTGGACCGGATCGTGCCGGCGGCCAGGCTCGAAGCGGAGGCGCTCAAGGTCGCCGCCTACTACCAGGAGCCGCAGGTGGCGGCCATGCTGGCCATCCGCAAGCTCCTCAAAAGCGACATCAACGAGTTGCGCCGGTCCCTGGAAACCGAGGACATGCTGATCCTCAACCGGCTCAATTCGCCGGAGTTCAAGGCGGCCATGGCCGCCCGCCGGGCGACTCGCCAGGCCTGA